The sequence TCATCTCCGAGGCTTTGCTGGAGCCTGCGAGGCAGACACAGACAGCGAGGCCCCGCAGAGCAGGGTGCTGAGTCTGGTGCTGCAGACCACGGCTCTGCTGAGGGGGCTGGCTGAGTCTCTCCGTGGGGATGCTGATGTCCCCTGGGGGCTTGGCCCCCGGCATCCCTTCCAGCAGGCCCCGGAGGAAGTGCCCCGAGGATGCTGCAGTGGAAAGCCTCAGCCATGGGCTCTGGGGAGGGCTCTGGAGTGGAGGGTGGGaatggctgcagcaggagctggatgGTCTCGCAGAGCTCCCAGAGCTCCCTGGGCCAAAGgagcctctgcctctgccttgcTGCTTAACAGAGGGGTATGAGgagctgctcagccctgctctgcagccccgCAGGGGCCAGTATGGGACGCCAGGTTTCCCCGGTGCTGCTGAGGTGGAGACGGGCTCCGCTTACCCACGGGTGGCACGTCCTCGCCTGAGCCAAAGCCATTGCCCTGCAGCGCCTGCATTATCCACCTCAGGGCCTGGGCACTCTGATGTACCTGCGTGGGACAGGAGGAGAGGGTCAGCCCTCCCGGACCCCAGCTGTCCCCCGGGCTCCCTTGCTTGAGTACTGTAGGATACAGCCCTGGCAGGAGGCACTGCTGCCCTGGGCTCCTGGCTGCTCACCCCCAGGGCACCAATGATCTTTGCTGTGCCCTGATGCTTGGCTTGGAAAGCCACCTCCAGggaaacatttgtttcaaaGCAGGTGGAAATGGAAGTGGAAACTGCTGCCATGCTGTGGCTGTCTCAGAGAGGAGATGCCAGGGCCCAATCCTGCTCCCTGGGCACCTCACTGTTTGTGGAGGGTGTGGAATAGCTTCACAGGCAGGGGGGGAGAGAGTCTCACATCTCCAGAAGGTCTGGAGGGTCCTCTCAAGCCAAGGAGAAGAGCTGGGTCAGATCTAACTGCTTGGGTGACCAGTGGAGGCAAGGGCTCATCCCACCACTTCCCACCTTCATCCTGTTCACTTTGGAGTCAAACAGAACATTTCCCATAATCTTAGGTAGTTGCTCAGCTTTTGCCTCACCTGATCTTCCAGAGAGACCAGTCTCTGCTCCACCAGCCCCGTCCTCTTCACCCGGTCCAagtccagcagctctgccaatACGTCAACCCTGGAGGGACAGTGAAGAGAGGAACCCTCTCAGTGGCCACCCCTGCACTAATCCCAGCTCTTCCCTGTCCAGGACACTGGAGGACGGAAGGACGTCCCTGTCTCAGGAGTGCTGGTACCTCTGTGCAATGTCTCGGATCTTCTGCTCTGTGTTCTGCTTCTCCTGGCACTGCTGGTGCTGCAGGTAGTTCTCCTTCAGGTACATCTCCCAAGAGAGGAGGGCAGCTTCTTCATTCTTCTCCAGCTTCTCTTCTGCCAGAGGAAGAAGACAGCAGTGCTGTCAGATCCCTGGGCATCCCAAACCCTGGTACTGCAGCCGAGATGACAGGCCTCGTGCCTCAGTGCACGGTGCCatgccccggggagggggccaAGGGCAGGAAGGGAGATGCTGGTCCTCACTGAGCTGTTTGTGGCGCATGGCTGGCCTGCGGAGCAAGCCTCGCTGGACCAGGATCTGCAGGTGGTTGAGGAGGATGAAGGGTGgaggcgcgggcgggcggccgtgATACTCCTTGATCAGGTTGTGCCGCTGGAACTTCCAGATCTGGTCTGTGTGCTCCTGGACCTGCTGGAAGGTGTAGCTGGGGCAGAGCCCAGGTGTCAGCCGTGCCGTGGGGATGAGGGGGCACGTCGTGTCTGCATGGTGCCCCAGCTACTATCCATCTCCTTGATCAGCCCTGGCCTGCACCCGCTACTTCCACCATATCTATAACCTCCCCAAAGCACCCCTGTGCTCTGGTCAGCATGTGCCCCAGGACCCTTCTTGCGCTTTCTCGCTGTGTGGTGCCCTGGACATGGCCAAGCCTGCAAGCAAAGCCAGCTCGATTCACTGTCAGGACCATGGGGCCAGGTCAAACTCACTTGAACATGGCGATGAGGAGGTTGAGGAGGAGAATGTTGGTGAAGAGCAGGTACAGGCACAGTAAGATGACCGTCAGCCACTCTGGGAAGATGGGTTTCTTGTTGTCCTCATTTGTCTCCGGGCACTTGGGCTTGTAGGGGTCGGTCCCATTGGGGCTGCACTGGTCAATGTTGAAGTTGACCCCTGCAAGAAATCACGGCAGGACTCCGCTGCAGccaaacctcatggtgtcccaGGGAGCACGTTGTGCTCTCTGAAAGTGGCCAGCATCAAGGGAGCTTAGCACCAGGCAGGGATTTGACCTCGATCTGCATCATCCCAGGTGCTCTGCTCACTGCtaccagctttgctgctgtggcACGGAGCTGGATCAACTCATGCTCCTGTGCTTTTGCTGGCATGCTCTCTCGACCGCTTGGGCAGGTGCAGTCCCTGGGTTTGCATCGGTGGCAACGCTTCCACCATCCAACTtagccattggaacgggctgcccagggaggtggtggagtcaccatctctggaggtgtttaagaaaagacggacatggcacttagtgccatggtctagatgacatggtggtgtcagggcaacggttggacttgatgatcccagaggtctcttccaacctggctgattctgtgcCAGAGCAGGGCTCCATCCCCACGCCCTGTCATTGGTCCCTTCTGGCCTTATGTTGCACTTGGAGAGGAGCCCTGTGCAGGACTTCCATGGGCCAACACGGCGGGAGCTAGGCAGACTGCAGCATGAGCTTGGTGCCCCTCAGCCTTGTCGCAGCCACCCTGCTCATGCCACGTGTTGTCACAGGCTGGTGTCCCTTACCATCGATGTAGGAGGGAATCTGCCCAAAGATGGTCAGGTAGGAGTGGTAGACCACGCCACGGAAAAGCCACTCCACGCGTTCCTCGTTGTGGATCAGGATGGCCTGCTTGGCAACTCCAAAGGACACCACCCACACTGCTagcaggaagaggaagaagaagacaTCCTTCATCTGCAAAGACAGAGGGGAAGCAAAAATTGTGTCCTGGAGCAAACCCCGCTTCAGGATAGAATAACATGGGTGGCACATCTATCCCATGCAGGCATCCCGCTGCTCTAGCTGATCACCCGGTCAGGATGGAGGGGAGCTCTCACCATGCGCTTCACAATGATGATCTTGGGCCCCAGCGTTTTACTGACTGTGAAAATGTGCATCAGACGCAGGCAGAAAATGATAAAAGCCAGCGACAGTATGATGCGCCCGGGATATAAAGTTGATGGGATGAGCCTGGGcacagaagagaggaaacatCTCAGAGCCaccagtgggtttttttttttctgatctcaCAGCATTACATTTCTGCAATATCAAGTGAGCTTCCCCAGAGTGCTGGGTGAGAGTTGTGGCATGACAAAACATCTCTcctaaaagcagctgaaaacagagGCAAATCGGTCAGAATTAATCACATGGCCACAAAAATCTTCATTGGcctttggaagaagaaattgCAATTAAAAACCCTGCCCAAGTCTCACACTAGTTTTGTAGCCTCCAGCTGTGGCTTGAGCCTGCGCGCTGCTGGGCAAGTGTCTCTGCAACTCACCTGCAAGTCAGCCCTGTGATGAAGACCAGGATGGCGCAGATATCCAACTTATTCCAGAAGTCCTTGAAGTACAGGGAAGCCATTTTCACAACCCCAAACCCATCTGGATCATACAACAGCTGTTGGGAAGAGAAGAGGGGTTGGTATTTCAGTGAAAGCCTTGTAAGATACTCACGTGCCTTGTAAAGGGGACCGCGCAGACCTGCTGGCCATCACTGGACCCCTCTTGCTTACCCGAAGTTAACCTGAGCCTACAGAGTTTCCTATAGGGGCATGGAAGGAGCATGGGGAGAGATACGTGAGACATGGGGCTCTTTAGTCTGGTGAAGAAAGGTACTGAGATGTTGAAGCAACaactgaaagaaatcaaatgtCAAGCAAAGCCTGGAAATGCTTCTGGGAATAAATGCCCAAGGAAGGAGGTGGTCCCTCCATCTCCTGACGTTTTCAGCTCAAAACAGCATGTCTTTCTGCAAGTACCCAGGGCCAGGCCAGAGGCAGCTGAGGAGATTCTCTGGCCTCAGAGACAGAGGGATCAGGCAGTCCCTTGTGCTGGGACCTCTCTGAATGGATGGtgacaggagaagcagcatggGAACGTGAGCTACGCAGGACCTTCCAGGAGCACCCAGAGGGGTatctctccctcctctcacCTCCTCCCAGACTTGCTCTGCCTGCCCCGTACCTGGCGGGTCTCCTCACACACCAGGGAGAAGAGCCAGAAGTAGACGAGGTACTCCCGCCAGGATGGCAAAGGCTGGAAGTCAACCATCAGGACGTAGGcgaagagcaggaggaaggtgaAGTAAGAGAGGATGTTCATGTGGAAGATGACGACAGGTGCCGTGAAGAAGGCTCGGAGGCGTGTCAGGCAGCCCGTGTGCTgcagcctcttctccctgcaggAAGCAGGGTGGAAGCAGGGCTCAGCTGCCCAAGGAGATGCCATGGCACCTTCTCCTAGCCAGCCTTGGTGCACGCGTGCCCTGGCTGCAAGAAGTACCTGAAGGTGATGAGGTTGGTGTAGAGAAGTGGGAAGAACAGCATGCACGTGATCACCTGCCAAAGCCCATTGTCCACGCACATCTTCCCCCACCAGACTTTGGTTAGAAAGGCCTGTGAAtcgggaggaagaggagcactGGTTACAGAAGCCCCCCTCatcagagcagggctgcaggggagagCCCCACCACTGACAACAAGGAACCCTGGATCTGGGGCAGGGGACACTTGGGCACTTCGCCAAACATCACTGCTtgaaacccacctggacaccCCCATGGGACACAAAATTCATGTTCTTGGCCTCCAACGCCAACTGCAGACAGGTTGTCTTCCCCCAGGCATCAGAGACACGGGTGAGGAGCTTCTGGGCTCTTTCTTCGTCCTTGCGGTAGCAGTCTGTGAACACACCTGGCCAGGCAGGGACCAGGGAGACGAGGCTGAGCTCTGGGGCCAGCTTGGTGCTCAGCAAGGCACCTGCAGAGTCACCCTTTGCAGCAGGATCTGGACACTGCACCATGCAGTGGCAGCCTCTGCGCTCCCACCACTACCCGGGCACAGCCCTCGCAGCACCCTGACCCCAGCTGTGATGAGGGGACCCTGTTTGACACCACCCACCCCACCCATCACCCCCAGACACCTCCTGGGCACAGCTAGCCAGCCCCGCAGGGCGTGAGAGCAGTTCTGGGTTGCTGGTTCCCTCGCACTCACCGATCGCCTTGTGCTCATACTGCTCGGCCAGGGCCAGCATGTCATCCGTGGTGTCGgtgtcttcctcctccttggcGAGCTCCTTCAGGATTTTGCTGCAGGCCAGCGCGGCCACCATGCAGTCCTGGCTCTGGAGCAGAAGAGGCCAGAGAGTGTGGGGCTCTGCGCCCTGTCCTGCAAGTCCCAGCAGTCCTGCCAAGCCCTTCACGGCTCCCACgggagggaaggagggtgtCCCAGGCAGACTGCTGCTCAGGATGGAGAGCTTGGCGTGACAAGGGCTGAGCCATGCTCCCCTCTGGGTGCAGGGGCAGTAGGTGCCACGGGGAATCTGGGGACACCCCTGCTTTCCTAGTGGGAAGTTTTGGGTGACGGGACAGTGTGACTCCACGGCTCTGCATGGCTTGCTCACCATGCCACCAGCCATACTGCCTCTTGCCCAGAGGATGCTGTTTATGGGTGGAAGCCTTCTCCACCCCAGCTGCCATGCCCGTGTGTCCTGCCTGCGGTGTGCTGAGCCCTCTCTCAGCCTTTGCAAGGAAGAGCACACTTCTGGCCCAGCACATCACCTCTGCCCACAGCGTacgttttggttgggaagggaGGGATCTGGCACCATGATGTGTGTCTGGGGATGAGCATCAAGTGTCCACAGGCTCACTAGCTGGATCCCATTTTGCTGGGGGTCACCATGGGCCAGCTCGCCTGCTGTCCCAAATGCCAGCCGATGCAATCTTTCCTCCTGaggctgggaggtttggctcCATCTGAGCCTCTCAGCTAGGACCGACAGCTCTGGGCTGCGATACCTGGGCCCAGATGATTTCTGCCAGCTCCTTGCGGTTCTGGACCACAGCCCAGATAAGCAGGTCACGGACTGGGTCCATGGTGAAGGTGGCTCGGCCGGCAGAGCGCTTGTAGAGGGACCGGAGACTTGACCCCTGAACCTGCAAGGCATGAAATGGACAGATGTATTCCCCTGCCAagaggctgcagagagcagacaGCCCCTCAGCACAAAGCCACCCCTGAAGCCTGGGTGCCTGCCTCCACCACCCATGGAAGGGCCTTTGCTGCAAGTAGTGGGGTGACCAAGAGTGGACTCATCCTGGAAATGCCACTTTTTCTAGGGCCAGGATCATGTGGAGATGTGCCCAGCCTGTCCCATGTACCCATCCCACTGGGTCCTGCCCACCAGAGCCACACAGCCACATGTGCTGTGGGTGTAGGGAGTCACACCTTGAGTGTGGGGCAGATGACTTGGGCAGGGCTTTAAGGGACTTGAAGTGGGATTTTTGAGCAGGACAGAAACCCTGCTGCAAGCTCCAGGACAGTTTCTTGAGCCAGCGTCCCCCTCCCTAACACAACCCTGGCACCACGTAACCTGGAGATGCGTACGTTCAGCTTGATgtgtgggatggggatggacaGCCGGGGCCGCTCTGTGTGCTTGGGCTTGGGGTAGAGAGGCTGTGTGGAGCAGCCCAGGAGCTCTCGCAGCACCTGGGAGACGTGGTGCAGTTGGATCCTTGGCATTTTGGAGCCAGCTGTGTGCTCTCTCTCCTCCAGCAGGAccttctgcagcttgctgtggAACAGGCAGGATGGTGCCACGTTGTCGTAGAGGTAAACCAGGGTGTCCCAGGTAACAAACTCCTTGAGACGCACTCCCTGCTCCAGGAACAGCTTCACAAACTCTGGCTTGTTGGAGATCAGGGCAGCTGCCATCATGGGGTGGAGATCTGTGGGCTGGCAGGCCAGAGGCAGAGGTGTGCTTACCTCTGCTTTGGATCTTTGAGCGGTCTTTTGAAAGACAGGACAGATTAAGAGCCTCTGGCAATGTGGTGGGAGTTTAGGGTCCAAAAGAAATGCCCTCAAAAACTCTCCCCAGACAAGGAGGTGAGCTGTGCCCTCAATATCCACAGTCCTCAAGTGGGACCTGAAAAGCTGTAAGCCTGACCAGACAAGCAGCACAGGTACTGCCTTACCTTCCACTCATGGTTGTCCGTGAAGATCTCACTCCGCGCAATGTCCACCCTGTTCCAGGCCACAGCTAACTTCAGCTGGTGGTCCCAGTTCTCATGACCGAAGTGGTCCTGGTTTCGGGATGCTGCATGCAAAGTGCATGTGTTAGAACAGAGGATCATTTACACAGCGAGAAGACACCACCTGGAAGCCCCTGTGGAGGCCTGGCCCTTTGGGAGAAACACCATTCCACAATCAGCTCAGCATCACAAGGTTTGGGGACCCCTTTAGTGACCCCATAAGtcaagcagctgcagaaggtgACTCGTGACCCCCATCCCATTcatctctccccatccctccaaGCAGCTCCCTACCCCTCACCTTTGAACAGGGCCTGGAGGATGGCCACATCCACGTCCTGCTGGCCATATTTGCCCTCTCTGAAAATGGTCAGGAGCTGCCGGCTCCGCACTATGTCTTGGATCTACAAGGAGAGCCACAGGCAAGCAATCACCAACAGCATCTCTTCCCTGCCGCTTCCCGCAGCCCCCTGTCCTGCGTGGGACAAATCCTTGCTCCCCTTGAGTTGCCTGCAGACCCCCTGTGCTGTgtctcccagcccagctggggctgATCCCAAATGGTACCTGTCTGCCCAAAGGGAGCAGGCAGTGGAGGAGCACAGCTCGAGCCCTTGGAACTGCCCACCAGGACAATGCTGAGCATAGCTGGGGGTAGATGAATGGTCGGCAGAAGATAAGCGTCAAACTTCACGTTGGGATCCTTGCTGCTCATGGGCAAGGACCCGTGGGGACCCCTTTAATCTCCACAAGCTCAGCGAGGGGAGCTGTTTGCCTGCAAGAGGCCCACCTTCTTGGTCCACTCCACCAGCTTGCCCTCAGTGAAGAGCTCATAGGTGTCGTGGAAGAGCACGCTCAGCTTCTTCTGGATCAGGGCAATAGTTATCTTGGGCACAGGCAGGCTGGCCACCTGTGCAATGACATCAGCCACACGCCCAGACCCTTCCACAATCACACAGGGGGTCCCGTTGGTGATGGTGTTGTAGATGGTCTGCAACAGAGTAGGGAGGCTGGTCCTGATCCCACCCAGAGGCCAGCAGGCCGTCTCTGAGCCTGAGACCCACGccgctgctctgcagctctcccGTCCAGCTGCGCTTCAGCTAGCATGGCACCATGCTCGCACCGACACCGGAGAGCAGCACCCCGGGCAAGGAGCTGCCCATTCCCACCACCCGCCCTCTCAGCTCTactgggagcaggcaggagcagctccttACATCGAGTGTCCCAGGGCCTCCTTCCAGCACCACGCACACGATGGGGATCTTGATGGCAACGCCTGCAGGGAAGCAGAGCCCAGGGTCACCTCCCTGTGGGACAGCCCCCCTCCCATGCAGCTGAACGTGGTCCCCTCTGAGCGGTGGGGTGTGAAAGGCAAGGTGGGAGCACTGCCTGCCTCACGCCAGGCTCCAGGACCATCTCCTGGCAGTCAAGCTGCTGCagcatgtgtgtgcacgtgtTAGAATAGGAGATAATTTGCACAGTGAGAAGATACCACCTGGAAGCCCTCTTGGAGGCCTGGCCCTTTGGGAGAAACATGTCTCCCCGATCAGCTCAGCATCACAAGGCTTGGTGACCGCTTTGGTGACCCCATAAGTCAAGCAGCTGGCAGAGAAAGACTCCTTGATGTGTGTCACCGAGGAAGCAGGCTCCACATTTATCACAACAATCCTCTCAAACCCCCTGCTTGGATCCTCCAGGGAAGCCACAGCCTCCCCTCTCACCAGAGGCCAGGATGGGCACCCCTTACCAACAGATGTCCCATCCCACCTTGTGCTCTCCCCTGCCTCAGGCCTGGCTATGTGTTGCCATTACCTCCTTTCACCTTGGTCTGCTCAGAAATGAACTTCTCCAGCCTGGTCCTCAGGGGGATTTCCACTCCATACTTCCCATGGGTCCCATCGTCCAC is a genomic window of Nyctibius grandis isolate bNycGra1 chromosome 32, bNycGra1.pri, whole genome shotgun sequence containing:
- the TRPM2 gene encoding transient receptor potential cation channel subfamily M member 2 isoform X1, whose amino-acid sequence is MAMRGRRTKVLPSELNKVCPERGDDPATHPRKMSDFEVVPNLHRSSSSVSKSRRKAHFPTGSNEKENLISWIPENIRKKECTYFVESSQTSDSGRIVCECGYLREQHLEDAAKPPIFLGKEWDPSRHIQEMPTDAFGDIHFTGLGQKMGKYVRVSSDTPPRVIYHLMTQHWGLDAPNLLISVTGGAKNFVMKPRLKNIFRQGLVKVAQTTGAWIITGGSHTGVMKQVGEAVRDFILSCSHKEGEIVTVGIATWGTVYNRESLVCPMGGFPAEYIMDEENQGSLSCLDSNHSHFILVDDGTHGKYGVEIPLRTRLEKFISEQTKVKGGVAIKIPIVCVVLEGGPGTLDTIYNTITNGTPCVIVEGSGRVADVIAQVASLPVPKITIALIQKKLSVLFHDTYELFTEGKLVEWTKKIQDIVRSRQLLTIFREGKYGQQDVDVAILQALFKASRNQDHFGHENWDHQLKLAVAWNRVDIARSEIFTDNHEWKPTDLHPMMAAALISNKPEFVKLFLEQGVRLKEFVTWDTLVYLYDNVAPSCLFHSKLQKVLLEEREHTAGSKMPRIQLHHVSQVLRELLGCSTQPLYPKPKHTERPRLSIPIPHIKLNVQGSSLRSLYKRSAGRATFTMDPVRDLLIWAVVQNRKELAEIIWAQSQDCMVAALACSKILKELAKEEEDTDTTDDMLALAEQYEHKAIDPAAKGDSAGALLSTKLAPELSLVSLVPAWPGVFTDCYRKDEERAQKLLTRVSDAWGKTTCLQLALEAKNMNFVSHGGVQAFLTKVWWGKMCVDNGLWQVITCMLFFPLLYTNLITFREKRLQHTGCLTRLRAFFTAPVVIFHMNILSYFTFLLLFAYVLMVDFQPLPSWREYLVYFWLFSLVCEETRQLLYDPDGFGVVKMASLYFKDFWNKLDICAILVFITGLTCRLIPSTLYPGRIILSLAFIIFCLRLMHIFTVSKTLGPKIIIVKRMMKDVFFFLFLLAVWVVSFGVAKQAILIHNEERVEWLFRGVVYHSYLTIFGQIPSYIDGVNFNIDQCSPNGTDPYKPKCPETNEDNKKPIFPEWLTVILLCLYLLFTNILLLNLLIAMFNYTFQQVQEHTDQIWKFQRHNLIKEYHGRPPAPPPFILLNHLQILVQRGLLRRPAMRHKQLKEKLEKNEEAALLSWEMYLKENYLQHQQCQEKQNTEQKIRDIAQRVDVLAELLDLDRVKRTGLVEQRLVSLEDQVHQSAQALRWIMQALQGNGFGSGEDVPPVGSSKASEMKDIDREGKPEESQPPYHVLARHLLYPGSHTHRFPVPDEKVPWEVDFPLYDPPTYSADHKDMAVQDPFSPSLESLLKINYNSMDGLIDRQSFHGLYAVQDGLPLNPMGRTGLQGRGRLHCFGPNHALHPVVTRWRRNLDGSIIRKSLKKMLEVLVAQYPLSDVWALPGGSLEPGEMLPLKLKWILRREFWPQFQNLLKQGTEIHKGYLDDPRNTDNAWVETVAISVHFDNQNDVEMKRLNSFLQGCDPELCIRWQVLDKRIPLHANHKELLRKVSTLLGAYY
- the TRPM2 gene encoding transient receptor potential cation channel subfamily M member 2 isoform X2 codes for the protein MAMRGRRTKVLPSELNKVCPERGDDPATHPRKMSDFEVVPNLHRSSSSVSKSRRKAHFPTGSNEKENLISWIPENIRKKECTYFVESSQTSDSGRIVCECGYLREQHLEDAAKPPIFLGKEWDPSRHIQEMPTDAFGDIHFTGLGQKMGKYVRVSSDTPPRVIYHLMTQHWGLDAPNLLISVTGGAKNFVMKPRLKNIFRQGLVKVAQTTGAWIITGGSHTGVMKQVGEAVRDFILSCSHKEGEIVTVGIATWGTVYNRESLVCPMGGFPAEYIMDEENQGSLSCLDSNHSHFILVDDGTHGKYGVEIPLRTRLEKFISEQTKVKGGVAIKIPIVCVVLEGGPGTLDTIYNTITNGTPCVIVEGSGRVADVIAQVASLPVPKITIALIQKKLSVLFHDTYELFTEGKLVEWTKKIQDIVRSRQLLTIFREGKYGQQDVDVAILQALFKASRNQDHFGHENWDHQLKLAVAWNRVDIARSEIFTDNHEWKPTDLHPMMAAALISNKPEFVKLFLEQGVRLKEFVTWDTLVYLYDNVAPSCLFHSKLQKVLLEEREHTAGSKMPRIQLHHVSQVLRELLGCSTQPLYPKPKHTERPRLSIPIPHIKLNVQGSSLRSLYKRSAGRATFTMDPVRDLLIWAVVQNRKELAEIIWAQSQDCMVAALACSKILKELAKEEEDTDTTDDMLALAEQYEHKAIGVFTDCYRKDEERAQKLLTRVSDAWGKTTCLQLALEAKNMNFVSHGGVQAFLTKVWWGKMCVDNGLWQVITCMLFFPLLYTNLITFREKRLQHTGCLTRLRAFFTAPVVIFHMNILSYFTFLLLFAYVLMVDFQPLPSWREYLVYFWLFSLVCEETRQLLYDPDGFGVVKMASLYFKDFWNKLDICAILVFITGLTCRLIPSTLYPGRIILSLAFIIFCLRLMHIFTVSKTLGPKIIIVKRMMKDVFFFLFLLAVWVVSFGVAKQAILIHNEERVEWLFRGVVYHSYLTIFGQIPSYIDGVNFNIDQCSPNGTDPYKPKCPETNEDNKKPIFPEWLTVILLCLYLLFTNILLLNLLIAMFNYTFQQVQEHTDQIWKFQRHNLIKEYHGRPPAPPPFILLNHLQILVQRGLLRRPAMRHKQLKEKLEKNEEAALLSWEMYLKENYLQHQQCQEKQNTEQKIRDIAQRVDVLAELLDLDRVKRTGLVEQRLVSLEDQVHQSAQALRWIMQALQGNGFGSGEDVPPVGSSKASEMKDIDREGKPEESQPPYHVLARHLLYPGSHTHRFPVPDEKVPWEVDFPLYDPPTYSADHKDMAVQDPFSPSLESLLKINYNSMDGLIDRQSFHGLYAVQDGLPLNPMGRTGLQGRGRLHCFGPNHALHPVVTRWRRNLDGSIIRKSLKKMLEVLVAQYPLSDVWALPGGSLEPGEMLPLKLKWILRREFWPQFQNLLKQGTEIHKGYLDDPRNTDNAWVETVAISVHFDNQNDVEMKRLNSFLQGCDPELCIRWQVLDKRIPLHANHKELLRKVSTLLGAYY